A region of Pyxidicoccus parkwaysis DNA encodes the following proteins:
- a CDS encoding DUF1844 domain-containing protein, with amino-acid sequence MSSGDEKRGETFVMRGEARSASEESISFSTFIVGLGTAVLIHLGDAPNPETGQTAKDLPLARQNLDLLSMLRAKTRGNLTPEEEKLFDGLLTDLRLRFVEASKR; translated from the coding sequence ATGAGCTCCGGGGACGAGAAGCGCGGCGAGACCTTCGTGATGCGGGGGGAAGCGCGCTCCGCGTCCGAGGAGTCCATCTCCTTCAGCACCTTCATCGTCGGGTTGGGCACCGCGGTGCTCATCCACCTCGGTGATGCTCCCAACCCGGAGACGGGCCAGACGGCGAAGGACCTGCCGCTGGCCCGGCAGAACCTGGACCTGCTCTCCATGCTGCGCGCGAAGACGCGGGGGAACCTCACGCCCGAGGAAGAGAAGCTCTTCGACGGTCTCTTGACGGACCTGCGCCTGCGCTTCGTGGAGGCAAGCAAGCGGTGA